Proteins encoded by one window of Thunnus thynnus chromosome 3, fThuThy2.1, whole genome shotgun sequence:
- the LOC137177145 gene encoding somatostatin-like receptor F_48D10.1, with amino-acid sequence MEPLDQSHWTPLSSDLNSSSATTPSPFFFSFPHFSNTSSNMSTHSVPFQGSSTLVTAVISFTVFIVGLTGNTLAIYVVLRYAKMKTVTNIYILNLAVADELYILGLPFLTTQNVLSYWPFGSFLCRVVMTADSMNQFTSIFCLTVMSIDRYLAVVHPIRSTKWRHPRVATVVSAAVWAVSFVMVLPVVIFSDVQDTFNSCNMIWPEPRDVWSTAFILYTATMGFFGPLLIICLCYLLIVIKVKSSGMRAGFTKRRRSERKVTRMVVVIVVVFVFCWLPFFIINFVNLVVIIPESSVTAGIYFFAVILTYANSCANPVLYGFLSDNFKQSFRKVGCTLLMRCKTNGVDDGDPRAPRTEKSTANDCILLSTHNQVYHDPQSSQISPHPPGSSTSHTAADLHRCITTCQCPSTFPGLGPTTTTTVISTAAYMVTAAEPPTITALTTPSSSASIAPQEQYGLSGVLGRSMDKNVEDSLPVCKES; translated from the exons ATGGAACCTCTGGACCAGAGCCACTGGACTCCTCTATCATCAGACCTCAACTCCTCCTCTGCAACCACGCCCTCAcccttcttcttttctttcccccACTTCTCCAACACCTCCTCCAACATGTCCACTCACAGTGTCCCGTTTCAGGGCAGCAGCACTCTGGTGACTGCGGTCATTTCCTTCACTGTGTTCATAGTGGGCCTGACGGGCAACACTCTGGCCATCTATGTGGTGCTGCGCTACGCCAAGATGAAGACCGTCACCAACATCTACATCCTGAACCTGGCTGTGGCCGATGAGCTCTACATCCTCGGGCTGCCCTTCCTCACCACGCAGAATGTGCTCTCCTATTGGCCGTTTGGCTCCTTCCTGTGCCGTGTGGTCATGACGGCAGACTCTATGAACCAGTTCACGTCTATTTTCTGCCTGACGGTCATGTCCATCGATCGTTACCTGGCTGTGGTTCACCCTATCCGCAGCACCAAGTGGAGACACCCGCGCGTGGCCACGGTGGTGAGCGCAGCCGTGTGGGCCGTGTCCTTTGTGATGGTCCTGCCTGTGGTCATCTTCTCTGATGTCCAG GACACATTTAACTCCTGCAACATGATCTGGCCAGAGCCACGGGATGTGTGGTCAACAGCCTTCATTCTCTACACTGCCACAATGGGCTTCTTTGGACCACTGCTCATCATCTGCCTCTGCTACCTTCTGATCGTcattaag GTGAAGTCCTCGGGGATGCGAGCGGGCTTCACCAAGCGCCGGCGTTCGGAGCGCAAGGTGACGcggatggtggtggtgattgTGGTGGTGTTTGTGTTCTGCTGGCTGCCGTTCTTCATAATCAACTTCGTCAACCTGGTGGTCATCATCCCGGAGTCCAGCGTAACAGCAGGAATTTACTTCTTTGCTGTCATCCTGACGTACGCCAACTCCTGTGCCAACCCGGTGCTCTACGGCTTCCTGTCGGACAACTTCAAACAGAGCTTCAGAAAAGTAGGTTGTACACTGTT GATGAGGTGCAAGACCAACGGTGTAGATGACGGTGACCCCAGAGCTCCGCGCACTGAGAAGTCCACGGCGAATGACTGCATCCTGCTCTCCACTCATAACCAGGTCTACCATGATCCCCAGAGCAGCCAG ATCTCTCCTCACCCTCCAGGCTCGTCTACCTCTCACACAGCTGCAGACCTGCACCGCTGCATCACTACATGTCAATGTCCTTCCACTTTCCCAGGACTCGGacccaccaccactaccaccgtAATCTCCACAGCAGCCTACATGGTAACCGCAGCTGAACCTCCAACCATTACTGCCCTGACTACACCTTCCTCGTCTGCTTCCATAGCTCCACAGGAACAGTATGGACTGTCTGGTGTTTTAGGGAGAAGCATGGACAAAAATGTAGAAGATTCACTTCCTGTGTGTAAGGAGAGCtga